Proteins from a genomic interval of Halobacteria archaeon AArc-dxtr1:
- a CDS encoding type II toxin-antitoxin system death-on-curing family toxin: MTDDVAYPSVELVLDLHEQIVEEGDATEPGIRSEDAIESAVQYVSEGYFGEVPQTLHEKAVHLMRLLVADHPFVDGNKRTALRTVVVIYMLNGHTFDYGDEIRALLHRFATDEAAVDTETAVIYFRACARRN; encoded by the coding sequence GTGACTGACGACGTCGCGTATCCTTCGGTCGAGCTCGTTCTCGATCTCCACGAGCAGATCGTTGAAGAAGGTGACGCCACAGAACCCGGAATTCGATCGGAGGACGCAATCGAATCTGCAGTGCAGTACGTCTCTGAAGGATACTTTGGGGAGGTTCCACAGACACTGCATGAAAAAGCGGTGCATCTGATGCGTCTTCTCGTTGCAGATCATCCCTTCGTCGACGGGAACAAGCGGACTGCACTCCGAACAGTGGTTGTCATCTACATGCTGAACGGACACACGTTCGACTACGGCGACGAAATTCGGGCCTTACTGCACCGCTTTGCGACCGATGAAGCCGCTGTCGACACTGAAACCGCAGTGATTTACTTCCGAGCGTGTGCTCGTCGCAACTGA